Below is a genomic region from Brassica rapa cultivar Chiifu-401-42 chromosome A08, CAAS_Brap_v3.01, whole genome shotgun sequence.
GCCGGATGacagaaatcatgaaaataggaaaaagtacgtcatactctaaataaaaagattgacttcatggatgaattatctcgacactacttaagatttaatataacttagaaactataaattatttcatatttgacaatggcaatataaaaacacaaatttttttatatcactattgccaaatatcaaatattttaatatttcaaagttataataagttgttaGTAGTGTTAAaagttattaatttaagatgtataaattaatatacaaatatattaatgtattaaaatttataaattagttttaaaggcttataaatcttaaagcaatgtataaatgataataaataatttaataacatttaatgatttttagtgataaaacctctcaactaaagatgaatcgtagaaaaaaaaccctcaactaaaaatccagtgaaataaaccctcaacttataaaccgttaacatatgtcaccctccgtcacggttttttagacggagtgtaacatatgttaacgaaACTAAAGTTGAGGGTATTTTataggatttttagttgagagttttttttacgattcatctttagttgaggggtttaattactaaaaaccctaatATTTATCAACCTATAAGCTATGAGGAGTCGAAGCGATTCGTATACCTCTCGTCTTTCAGACTTGGACGCCTTAAAAAGGTGTAGTTGCAGTCTTTGGTGAGTTCATATCATCCGTGTCTCTCAGGGATAATCACCATTTTTTATTGTTCCACTCTTTCATTTCCTTGTCTATGTTCGATATGTCACCTGTCAAGTATATGCTTAACAAGGAAAGATAACTGTTAGCATGCGTAATCCTATGTAATTTGGTTTTGCTTGATTGTCCTGGTAACAGATTTGATTGTTTAGGAGTCAACTTCAAGAACGATGGGGAACGAGGCAAATAAGAAGTTCACTTGGGTGATTAAGaacttctcttctttctccccGTATAGTTCTCAGACTGTTTGTTCTGATATATTCGTTGTTGGTCGCTGCAAATGGTAAGAATAAGAACTTGTCTGCAGGGTTTGTATTCATGTTCAGTAGCTGCAAGCAAATGACACATCTTTTGCATGGTTTTGTGTTTGTAGGCGTCTTCTCGCTTTTCCCAAAGGATATAAATCTATGATGAttatttttctctatatttGGTTGTTCCTAATCATGAATCTTTGCCTTCTGGATGGAGACGACACGCTAAATTCTCATGTACTATTGTCAATCAAATTCCTGGAAATGTCTCCCAACAGCGaggtgatatatatatatctatcagTAGATCCTTGTCAAGTTCTGCACGTTGTATGCTTTATTTGATAATGTAAATTTTGATGAGATCTAATGTATTATTGATTTTTCAGAATCTCAAAACTGGTTTGATCAAAAGGACCACGCCAGGGGATTTCATTCCATGATTCGCTTAAATAGTGAGTTTCTAGTGAACAATGAACTCAAGATTATTGCAGAGGTTGATGTTCTTGAAGTTGTGGAAACTACGGACATCGTGGAAACTACGGGCATCGTGGATGTCAATGGGTTTCAAGTCCTTGTTTCACAAGTAAATAAAAACACAAGAATAGAACAAATCTTTGATGTCTCTCACTTGAGTTTTACTTTCATAAcgtcttttctttttcttgcagGTAGAATCTGTGAACAGCTTGTttaaaaatcatccaaacatTGCATCAAATGTCCGTGCAAAGAATCCTCATCTGAGAACAACATACTTGAATTTCCTACTAAGCCTGACTGAGATTCTATGCAAATCTCATGAGGAATTCTCCAACAGTGATCTGGCTGACGCATATTCTTCACTGACATATTTGACAAAACCGGGGTTTAAGTTGGACTGGTTGGAGAAGGCACTGAAAGAAGCTGGTGAGACTCGGATTCAAGACATTGAGGAAGAGTTGAATGACTTGACTCAAAAGCGCGCGGACATGGATGCTCTGCTGAAGTTCTTGAAATGACGTCGAGAGTTTACAATCTATTTGTTTTTGTATCTTGGTTTTCTAGTAATACTCTTGAGTTTTGGGAAGAATAAGAGTCTTGTTTTGTTATCAAGGTCCTGGAATGTTTTAGTTTAATCGAAGTCACTGAATTGAGtccaaactttaaaaaaaatcacgtCGGATTAGCGTCAACAAACATGTCAAAGTCTTATTATTTGATAACTGCTCATTGCTATGTTGGTGATCAAATTAAATTAACAGTTCTCTCACATCagtaaaagataaaaaaggCTAAAAAAGCTAATGACTTTATTCAACAAAGATGTACTTCATGTGTTTGTTAATTTGGTGTTTGCAAGCAAGTTGTTTTCTTTGATGAGCAAGTTACCATATGACACCAAACCCTCTTCCTTTCAAGATCTTTGTATTGCCTTTCTTCTTACGCGTTCCAACATAATCTAACTATTAACCAGTCAACTGTAGATTATCTTGTTTATGCACACCGGAAAAAAACCTAGACCATATAATGAAGAGTATTAGTATACTAAGTAAGGATTGACATGATAGTAAAAACAAGACTTAAAACCATTTATTATCAAGATTTCAACTGATGTCAAACCAAATTAGaaaaactaagaagaagaacaatcaactttaaaaaaaaaaaaaaagattctgaAGATTTTATAAAGAAATCAGTCACGGTTTAAAACTTTTCATAGTTTTCAGTCATCAGTGGGATGCAACAAATAAGGTTTTCTTTCATTCGAATAAGTAACCGAACGGGACTAGGACAACAACATAACATCACAGATGATAGCatgtaaaaataataaagcTGAATCCctcaaaaaaattgattatgTATCAAAGATATAAAAATCAGTCActacttttaacatttttctATTATTAATCGTCTTTGGGATTCAACTAAAGTCCATATAAATGTAAAATCTATACTTTATCAAAACAAAAACGCCCAAATTAAAAATTGCTACAAgaacaaaacaagaagaaagCAGAGAAACGAACGGGCAAGAATATATTTGCGTAatgccctttttcaaaaaaaaagaaaagaatatattTGCGTATAAAGTCTCTTAATAAAGAGACTATATTTTAACAGTTTACTATAAAAGTTTACGTTCAACTTACACCATactaaaacattttataaaatcctAGCCTGATAACCCTATATGAATCATACtaaaaaagttatttaaattttttattaatgtagaGTATAATTTAATAATGAATCACATGTATTGGAATTCCAAATTTTCTGGTATAAAACATTAATGAACATTTAAtttaaagttacaaaaaaacttttaattGGACTTCCTAATTTCAAAAACAGTTTTGGGAAGATAAATTTCTTTTGTATCGCTTTCCAAAAAGTTCCCCTCGTACTAGTATTTATCAACCTATAAGGAGAGGAGACGAAGCAATCCGTATCCTCTTGTCTTCAGCATTTGACGCCTTTAAAAGCCATGGCTGAAGTGTTTGGTGATTTCATCTTTTGCGTCTCTTAGGGGTAAATACTTTGTCATTCTGACCGTTCTACTCTTTTAATTCCTTAACACTGTATGATTTGTCAAAAATGGTTACTCGTACGGAAAGAAAACTGTTATCAATTTATCATGCGTAatctttgtgtttgtttttttttgtttgattgtcCTAGTAACAGATTTGAGTGTTTAGGAGTCATCATCAAGAACAATGGGGAATGAAACTGATAAGAAGTTCACTTGGGTTATTAAGAATTTCTCCTCTTGGCGATCCAAGTGTGTTCGGTCTCGTACATTCGTGCTCAGTCAATGCCAATGGTAAGAACAAGAACTTGTCTGCATGTGATACAATCGTGTTCTGTAGCTACAAATGACACAACTTTTGCATGGTACTTGCTCGCAGGAGTCTTGGCGCGTTTCCGAGAGGAGTTGACAATGCTAGTTGTTTTTTATCTCTGTATTTGGTTGTTTCTAATCCTGTATCTTTGCCTTCTGGATGGAGACGGCACGCTAAATTCTCCTTTACTCTTGTAAATCAATTTCCTGGAGAAGTCTCTCAACTGCGAGGTGATATATGTGTTTCTATCTATCTATGCCTTATTTGAGAATGTAAATGATGATGATATCCAatctgttttgtgaattttcAGAAATTCAATACTGGTTTGATCAGAAGGACATCATGCAGGGTTTTCAGTCGATGATTTGTCTTTCCGACCTTAATGCTAGAGATAGCGGGTTTCTTGTGAACGATGAACTCAAGATTGTTGCAGAGATTGATGTTCTTGAAGTTGTAGGTGAACTAGATGTACCAGTGGTAACTACAGACATCGTGGATATCAATGGGTTTCAAGTCCTTTCTTCacaagtaaaaaataaaaaaaaaggccTTGGTGTCTCTCACTTGCGTTTTACTcatagcatttttttttttttggcaggtAGAATCTGTAAACAGTTTATTTGAAAAGCATCCAAACATTGCATCAAATGTCCGTGCAAAGAATCCACATCTGAGAACAACATACTTGAATGTCATACTAGGCCTGACTAAGATTCTATGCAAGTCATCTGAGGAACTCTCCAACAGTGATCTGGATGAAGCATATTCTGCACTGAGATTTGTGATAACTGTAGGATTTAAGTTGGACTGGTTAGAGAAGGCACTGAAAGAAGCTTGTGAGATTCGGATTCAAGAAATTGATGAAAAGTTGAATGACTTGACTGAAAAGCGAGCAGACATGGATGCTCTGCTGAACAGCCtaaaatgatgtttttttttttgaaaaaaggtttAGCCTAAAATGATGTTTAGAGTTTAAAATCTATTTGGTGTTCTGGTCTGTTTGGTTTCTGTTTtcgttttctaaaatttaatgttCTTGAACTAGGGGGTGAAGAGAGTTGTTTTGTTATCAATATGCtaaatgtttcttttcttttaacttttgtttCTTGACGGAATGGGAAATCAGGAATGCAAACATGCTAAGTTAATGATGGACTTAACTTTAGCAATTCGCTCACAACAGTGAAAAGTTAAGGTTAATGACTTCGATTTGTAGCTTAACgcgtttgatttttgttttacaaaCAAGGGAGGTAACCTGACAGAGGCGAATAGGGCCATAACCCACATGTCCCAAGAACGAAACCATTCTCCTCCTCAGCCATTCATGTTTTCTAAATAACAGCCATCTTCTAGCATCCCATCTAGCGTACCATATGAAGCTTTTTAGATGGATGCTGTTGTTCGGGAAACATGTATGGCCGAAGAACAAAAACTCTTCAAAACAGTTCAGCCTAAGTCTGGAGATTTCAGAGTCACATAAGAAGCTATGGGATCAGTAAGGTGTTCAGTGCTATAGTTGTGAACAGCTCAGAACATTTGACACCAAATCCTCTATTGCGTATAAAACCTTTGTCTGACTTTTGACTTCAAGTTCCAACTTAATAGCTATGAAAATAATGCAGACTATTTCTTATTGTTAAAGCGTAACTGAGGAAAAACCTAGAGCATATCATGGATGAATTCTTATACTAAGTACGGACTGACATGAAAATCACGAAAAACAACAATTTAATCAACATTTAAACATTCCACTGATGTCAAACCAAATTTGAAAAACGAAGAACATGAAATACTTTTAACTAAATTCTGAAGATTTCATCAAGAAATCAATCCACTTTGAAGAAACCAAACGGGGTAACCAGATCACAGAGGATTACATGTAAAAACCgataaaataattgataaatcCCTCAGATTTTTATTATTCGTCAATATATAATCAGTCActacttttaacattttttttattattcatcaTCATTGGGATTTAACAAAAGGCCACCACGAAAATTCTATACTTagatcaaacaaacaaaatctcACTGAACTAATATGAATCAGAACAGATTAACAAGTAACACAAGAAcgttttagcaaaaaaagaaagaaaagtaaTACAAGTTCAAAACAGAGAAGCAGTTAAAAGTCCCTCAGAGCTGCAATGTCAACAAAGAGAAACCTAAGGAATGAATCGAATGATAAGCATCCAAAAGACATGGTTTCAATTTGATGATAGAACAAACCCGATTTATGAGATGGCTTGGAAAACAATGGTTTTGATATCGATTTGATACTATCAAATAGAATAACAGAATgagaataaaatatatgaataatttcagCTTCTTTGATTTTAAAGAGAAAGACATTTACAAACAAAGTGATGAGCTGCGCTTAAGTAACAAATTAGGAACTAGGGTTTTAAGGATTCGGTCGTAATTGCTCTAGAAGTGTACTTTGTTATGTAATTATAGGGGTCATGTGATTTTGAAACATTGAAGCTTAGGGTTAAGGCTCAATGTGTTTAATACCCCATATCGTGGTTTAAAGTGATTTACTGTTTGCTATtgtttatgaattattattatgcattaaaatcTGGTAATATATCATTCCTACCAAACTAGGGACCGTGACCGGggaatccttactaataaaagggaccttttgaggctccatagagcgtccacatcagcgaaaaaaaattctcccgaaagatgacacgtggcataaaatatagttttacattttaatattactaatttttaaaaattataaataatatgaaacatagagcataaaaaatggaaaaactacattgaacatatgtaaaattactatttttcactttaaaaaaagacggcttaattccataatgtaatattaccattttacatttttatttttaaaaaataatatgtaaacatacaacataaaaatggaaaaactacattaaacatatgtaagattaccatttttcactaaaaaaagacggtttatctccataatgtaacattactattttgtaaaaaaaaacattatatataatttcgaaaataataaataatatgtaaacatacaacataaaaaatggaaatactacattaaacatatgtaagattaccattttacatttaaaaataacaataaaatgtaaacatacaacataaaaaaatggaaaaactacattaaacatatgtaagattaccatttttcactaaaaaaaacggcttatctccataatgtaaaatttctattttatataaatagagcataatgttattttatataatttctatttttaaaaattataaataatatgaaacatagagcataaaaaatggaaaaactacattgaacatatgtaaaattactatttttcactttaaaaaaaagacggcttaattccataatgtaatattaccattttacatttttattttttaaaaaaataatatgtaaacatacaacataaaaatggaaaaactacattaaacatatgtaagattaccatttttcactaaaaaagacggttatctccataatgtaacattactattttgtaaaaaaaaacattatatataatttcgaaaataataaataatatgtaaacatacaacataaaaaatggaaatactacattaaa
It encodes:
- the LOC103835487 gene encoding LOW QUALITY PROTEIN: MATH domain and coiled-coil domain-containing protein At3g27040 (The sequence of the model RefSeq protein was modified relative to this genomic sequence to represent the inferred CDS: inserted 1 base in 1 codon), which gives rise to MGNEANKKFTWVIKNFSSFSPYSSQTVCSDIFVVGRCKWRLLAFPKGYKSXDDYFSLYLVVPNHESLPSGWRRHAKFSCTIVNQIPGNVSQQRGDIYISISRSLSSSARCMLYLIIEFLVNNELKIIAEVDVLEVVETTDIVETTGIVDVNGFQVLVSQVESVNSLFKNHPNIASNVRAKNPHLRTTYLNFLLSLTEILCKSHEEFSNSDLADAYSSLTYLTKPGFKLDWLEKALKEAGETRIQDIEEELNDLTQKRADMDALLKFLK
- the LOC117127441 gene encoding MATH domain and coiled-coil domain-containing protein At3g27040-like translates to MGNETDKKFTWVIKNFSSWRSKCVRSRTFVLSQCQWSLGAFPRGVDNASCFLSLYLVVSNPVSLPSGWRRHAKFSFTLVNQFPGEVSQLREIQYWFDQKDIMQGFQSMICLSDLNARDSGFLVNDELKIVAEIDVLEVVGELDVPVVTTDIVDINGFQVLSSQVESVNSLFEKHPNIASNVRAKNPHLRTTYLNVILGLTKILCKSSEELSNSDLDEAYSALRFVITVGFKLDWLEKALKEACEIRIQEIDEKLNDLTEKRADMDALLNSLK